One window of the Saccopteryx bilineata isolate mSacBil1 chromosome 2, mSacBil1_pri_phased_curated, whole genome shotgun sequence genome contains the following:
- the SLC30A1 gene encoding proton-coupled zinc antiporter SLC30A1 — MGCWGRNRGRLLCMLMLTFMFMVVEVVVSQVTSSLAMLSDSFHMLSDVLALVVALVAERFARRTHATQKNTFGWIRAEVMGALVNAIFLTGLCFAILLEAIERFIEPHEMQQPLVVLGVGVAGLVVNVLGLCLFHHHSGLGNNSGHGHSHGGHGPPKGVRSKSSRPGDSDSTSPGDQRPDQEETNTLVANSSNSNGLKLDGTDPEKSRNDATEVQVNGNLIREADHIELEDEDKTAQLNMRGVFLHVFGDALGSVIVVVNALVFYFSWRGCPEGEFCVNPCIPDPCKALVEVVNASHAAVSEAGPCWVLYLDPTLCVVMVCILLYTTFPLLKESALILLQTVPKQIDIKNLIKELRNVEGVEEVHELHVWQLAGSRIIATAHIKCEDPTSYMQVAKIIKDVFHNHGIHATTIQPEFASVGSKSSVVPCELACRTQCALKQCCGTLPQAHSGKDTEKAPTVSISCLELSDNLEKPRRTKVENTPAVVIAIKKMPNKQPESSL; from the exons ATGGGGTGCTGGGGTCGGAACCGGGGCCGGCTCCTGTGCATGCTGATGCTGACCTTCATGTtcatggtggtggaggtggtggtgagcCAGGTGACCTCGTCGCTGGCGATGCTGTCGGACTCCTTCCACATGCTGTCGGATGTGCTGGCGCTGGTGGTGGCACTGGTGGCCGAGCGCTTCGCCCGGCGGACACACGCCACCCAGAAGAACACGTTCGGCTGGATCCGGGCCGAAGTGATGGGGGCCCTGGTGAACGCCATCTTCCTGACCGGCCTCTGCTTCGCCATCCTGCTGGAGGCCATCGAGCGCTTCATCGAGCCGCACGAGATGCAGCAGCCGCTGGTGGTCCTCGGGGTCGGCGTGGCGGGGCTGGTGGTCAACGTGCTGGGGCTCTGTCTCTTCCACCATCACAGCGGCTTGGGCAACAACTCCGGCCACGGCCACTCGCACGGGGGCCACGGCCCCCCGAAGGGGGTCCGCAGCAAGAGCAGCCGCCCCGGGGACAGCGACAGCACGAGCCCGGGCGACCAGAGACCTGACCAGGAGGAGACCAATACCCTGGTGGCCAATAGCAGCAACTCCAATGGGCTGAAACTGGACGGGACAG ATCCAGAGAAGTCCAGAAATGATGCAACGGAAGTACAAGTGAATGGGAATCTTATCAGAGAAGCTGACCATATTGAATTGGAAGATGAAGATAAGACCGCACAACTTAACATGCGTGGAGTTTTTCTGCATGTCTTTGGAGATGCTTTGGGTTCAGTGATTGTAGTAGTAAATGCCTTGGTCTTTTACTTTTCTTGGCGAGGTTGTCCTGAAGGGGAGTTCTGTGTGAACCCATGTATCCCTGACCCCTGCAAAGCATTGGTAGAAGTAGTTAATGCTAGTCATGCAGCAGTTTCTGAGGCTGGTCCTTGCTGGGTGCTATATTTAGATCCGACTCTTTGTGTTGTAATGGTTTGTATACTTCTTTACACAACTTTTCCATTACTTAAGGAATCTGCTCTTATTCTTCTACAAACTGTTCCTAAACAAATTGATATCAAAAATTTGATAAAAGAACTTCGAAATGTTGAAGGAGTTGAGGAAGTTCATGAATTACATGTTTGGCAGCTTGCTGGAAGCAGAATCATTGCCACTGCTCACATAAAATGTGAAGATCCAACATCATACATGCAGGTGGCTAAAATCATTAAAGACGTTTTCCATAATCACGGAATTCACGCTACTACCATTCAGCCTGAATTTGCTAGTGTAGGCTCTAAATCAAGTGTAGTCCCATGTGAACTTGCCTGCAGAACTCAGTGTGCTTTGAAGCAATGTTGTGGGACTTTGCCACAAGCCCATTCTGGAAAGGATACAGAAAAGGCCCCAACAGTTAGCATTTCTTGTTTAGAACTTAGTGACAATCTAGAGAAGCCCAGGAGGACTAAAGTTGAAAACACGCCTGCTGTTGTGATAGCGATTAAAAAAATGCCAAACAAACAACCTGAATCATCTTTGTGA